In Panicum virgatum strain AP13 chromosome 5K, P.virgatum_v5, whole genome shotgun sequence, the genomic window CCATCGTGGCGGACGTCCTTCAACGACTTATCCGACGCGGCGCTGAGTGGGGGGAGCTGCAACACCCCATCGATGCTACGCTCCCGTGTCCCGTCCTTCAGTACGCGGATGACACATTGATTTTCATGAATGGGGATGTGGCGTCCATGACTGCGCTCAAACGCATTCTTGAGGACTTCTCTGCCGCGACCGGCCTGATGATCAACTTCCACAAATCCACTTTCGTTCCTATGCATGTTTATGACACCACCTCTGCGGAGTTGGCCGAGATCCTGGGTTGCTCTGTCTCTTCTTTCCCGCAAACATATCTGGGACTCCCTCTTTCCCCACACAAGTTTAAGTTTGCTGACTACCAGCCCCTCCTGTTTTCTTTTGATCGCTACCTTGCTGGCCGGAAAGCGAGGCTACTTAGCACTGGTGGCCGAATTGTGCTGGTCTTGGTAGCTTGCCCATATTTTACATGTCCTCTATCCTGCTCCCAAAGAAGGTTGTGGAAGCTCTTGATGCCAAGCGTCGAGCCTTTCTCTGGACTGGCGAGGAACAGTGCCATGGCTCCAGCTGCCTGGTGGCTTGGACGGACGTGTGCCAGCCCAAAGAGTTTGGTGGGCTTGGGGTCAAAAACCTCGCCGATATGAACCACTGCCTCCTCCTGAAGTTTGTGCACAAGCTCCATGACCCCGAGTCGCTCCCCGGGAAACAATGGTTCCTCACACACTCGGATCTCAGCAGGGAGGCGGCCAGGGATTCTTATCTTGGCAAACTCATCTCCCACGAGCTGCAGCGCTACTAGGACCTGACGAGGGTGCGCGTGGGAACCGGGGATCACACCTCCTTCTGGCATGACCGCTGGCTCCTCAACACCCCGCTGTGCGACGTGTTCCCGCCCTTTATTCTCATGTCCTACGACGAGATCTCACTGTCCGAGTTGTTTTTGATGTTGGCCTCCAAGCACACTTGCGACCTCGGCTCACCAACGCTGCTAGGGCTGATGAGAGCGTCCTCCAAAGCTGTCTGGAGTAGGCAGAGCTCGGCGATGGCCCGGACACGTGCCTTCTTCACGTATCAGAACGGGAGCCGTTCAGCACGCGGGGGGCGTACCGAGCCATGCAGGAAGGGACGCCTGCTGCGGACGTGATGATGATTTGGTCCACCAAACTCCCTACTAAGATCAAGTTCTTTGCCTGGCTGCTTAGCCGTGGGCACCTCAACACACGCGCCTACTTGCACTACAGAAACATCAAGACCCTGGAGGAATCTTGGTGCGCGCTTTGCACTGGTGTGATGGAAACCGATGCTCACATCTTCTCTGAATGCCACAGGGCGCGCGATGTTTGGGCTAGACTGGGTTTCTCTGTGCCTGGTAGCCTTGTGCAACGCCCATGGGATATAGGAgtcacactactagaaaaagtgccataggcaccggttgagattgccctttggtaccggttttttgaaccggtaccccgaaagtggtaccaatggctcgagcctttggtaccgggtaaaataACTGGTACCTAAGGCCTCCAAAATGAAACAAAATATTCTTTCGCTGGGATTTGAACCCATGACCTCTAGCCTCGCACGCTACccctttaccatctcagctacacagTTGTTCTGATTGAGAAGGAGCTATATTCCTTTTAAAGTAACTCATGTATGAGCCATATGTACCGGtttgtgttaccaaccggtaccaaaggctcctaaggtaccggttggtaacaccaaccggtacctaaggctcgtctataggtaccggttggtggtaccacccggtactaatataaaaattaccacccggtatctatggagagccttaggtaccggttgataataccaaccggtgcctaaggcccaTTCAAAgattccatccaccccaaaagtaccggtatggagatgaaccggtacctatgctaccataggtaccggttcatcttgatactggtacttttggggtggacctaaggcttgttttctagtagtgtcagTACTCCTCTTCCTGACAATGTGCGGCTTGACATCATCCTCCTGATCCTCTGGCACTTGTGGAAGTCCAGGAACACTGATATCTTCGATCAAGCGGACTCAAGTTCTCAGGATGTTATCAACCGCGTCGCTAGGGACATTGATAGTTGGATAGGCAGATACAAAAAAACCCTGCCATGTATCTGTGAGTGGCGAACGTGGCTAGACCAGTTTGTAATTTTGTCTTGAAGTTTCCTCTCCTGTACCCTCTGTCTCCTAATTCCCTCTCATGTAACTCTCTTTCTGGGATGCCAGGAATCTTTTTGTATCTATGAACGTTTCAAGTTAATGGTTGGTGGGGATCTCCCCCCGATATTGctcgaaaaaaaagaaaaaaaaatacaccaGACAACAACTATCCCATTATTACATATGCACATGTCTTCTTTCAGAAGGGAAGTGATTGCGGTGTGAATGAATAAGAAGGATGGTGGCCTTTGTTCTTAAGTTAAGAAGAGCAGACGGAACTATTAGATTTGGTAGCGTTCCGGGAGAATAAATAAGCCATTTAGTAAGTTCATAACAATTTCTATAAAGCAAGGGGCAAAGCTCCCCCTCATTTGCCATTCTCAGCCTTCCCCAGCTCCCCTCCTTCATCACTTCTGACTAAGCATCTTTCGGCGGAGGAAACGAGGCGACCGGTCGCTTCTAGCGAAGCAGCGAGTTCAAGAGCAAGTGAATGAACGAGCTACGAGTGAAGTGCAACAGTCGTAAGCAAGGCTCGCCATTGGGGGTGTAAAGCTATTTTGCGCATGCTACCTAAATGATTGTTGGCAAATTCGCCAGCCAAACGTTCTCAACTTATGATGTAACTTCTGTATCATAAAAATATCCTAAGGCAAATCATGTTATCTAGATTAAAGAAATAAATTTTCACATAACAATATTGAAACTGAAATgaagttttctttttttttttactgagGAGAATAATGAGAGCACATAGGAATTAGGGAAAAGTCCGGTTTGACACCCTCAAACTATCACAAAAAGCTCGATTTTcgaccttcaactacaaaaccaaaTAACATATGCCATCCAATTGTTGAAACCGGACGAATTGGACCTCTTAGATGGTTTCAGAGTTAATTTTCTATTCTGTgaaaattaaaatattcaaatataaattcaaaaattcatacttaatttattttaaataaaaaattgaaatgagtatcaaaaattttctaaaaacgTAACATTTGTATTGGTATGGTAGTTGTGAGTTATTGAGATCCaatttttatgttcataatatttggtttcttgtagttatgcctattatttttaaataactaagatttaaatagagcaataatagatatattatatttttaaaattttttggtactagtttcatatttttttattacaaataaattagttttgatttttagaTCCAATTAGAAttcttttaaaaaatacaaaaaccaCCCTCAAATCTATTCAAGGGCCAAATTTATTCAGTTTTGAAATTGGATGGTCTATTATATTCGGTTTTATATTTAAGGatgaaaattggtttttatAGTTTGAGGATGTAAATCGAATTTTTGTTTTGTTATGAATTACCGTTCTCCTTCACGAGGTCGTGGAACATGGGCTGCACGCGGGGGACGATGTCGTGGCAGCCGAGCGGCAGCGGCTTCGTCCGCGCCTCTCGGCTGCGTCGGGCGTCCTCCCTCACGTCGCCGGTGAAGAGGCGGTACCTGGTGCCCCTGAGGCCCTGCGCCCGGAGGGCCCGGTCAAGCCGCCGCGGTGTCCACCAGGCCCACTCCAGCGACcaagccaccagccacagcagcgctgcggccgccgccgcgccggccagggTCCGCCACGGGCAGGCCTCCCGCAGCGCCAGCAGAGCTCGAGTCGCCATTATCTTCTTGCCGCAGTGGTAAGCAAGCAGAAGGTAGAGGTCGGGTGAGATCAGGGGATGTGCGACTGGGAGCAGTGTGTTGTGCTATTATATATTAAAATGATGGAGCTCAGCGGAAACGTGCGTCTTGGCCACTCTGCGTTCTTGACTTGAAGCCTCTTCTTGGCTTATAGACGAAAATTCAACATGGTTGCTTTCCTAGTGATCTTGACCAATTCATGATATCATCTGTCTTGGATACCGTCTATGCTGGAACGTTGGTGTGCTCCTAGATAAACTAATCCTTCTCTGGAAGGATAACCACTTGAGTAAAGCTTAAGATCATGTCAATTCAATCACACTTGATAACAACTCGGATCATGAGGGCAACATGCGCTGTGCTTTTATGACATTCGAGCTGGCTATGGCTggtggctagtgctgatttgcttgccagcagaacagagtggACCTGTTCGGCCGCTTGGTCAAGCAGTGGAACGAGCCTGACATGTTCTGCCCCAATTTAGCAAACATATGGGCTGAGAGGTATCCCATCAATTAAACTGAACTGAGGTTCAAAGGGGGAAAAAAACTGAACTGCAACATGTCCATAAACCAATTTCTCCATTCATACACACACTGTATTCGTAATTAAGATCAAACGTCGAATTTTAAACAACGTAGATGTACAATCACTATATGATAATGGTGTTGAGATTTTGCCATCCAGCAAGATCACCATAGTTAAATTAAAGCTTCTTCAGCCTGATCTGAGCACCATGCTGAGGATGCAACGTTATCACGGTGTACGGCGCGTGAATGTAGGACGGCGAGAGCTCGAAGGAGAAGCGTTGGAGAATGGTGCACAGCGCCATCTTCGCTTCCAGCAACGCGAAGTTCTGGCCGATGCAGATCCTGGGACCGCCTCCAAATGGGAAGAAGGCGGCCTTGTGCTTGGCCGCGTTGGAAATGCCATCGGCGAACCTCTCTGGATTGAACTTGCCTGCGTCTTTTCCCCAAATGTTGGGATCGCGGTGAATGAAGATGATGGGCAGGATGAGGTTCACGCCTGCAGGATATTTGATGCCACCGAGCTCCATTTCCTTGTAAGTGCTTCTGCTAAATAAGACTATAGGTGGGTACAATCTGAGGACCTCGTACAGAATCATGGTTACCTGCAGAAACCAAACAGAGGACAAGATCATTAACCCATATATTGTACAGTACTAAAAATGTTTGATATCCTGTTTTTTCTTCAGAAATGTTCATGTTCAACAGTGATTGGGGAATTAATCACACATATGAACAGTCGCACTTCGTGAAGCGCTCTAAAACTGCAATTTCCAAAACGAATGCACGAATGTAAGATGTAGATAGTAAGATTCCTTCAACATCAAGTTTAACTCATGTCCGGCATGATTTATTCACTGACTCAATTGTAGTTTCAAGATATTAATCTCAAGGTCCTTCATATGTAAGGCATGGCCGTTTAAAAAGAAAACCAGCATTTTTCCACTAGATTGACATGCAGATGACAATTAGCAGCATTCCAAATGGTAAGTAATGCACCACAAAGATAACATATTTTAAATGAGCTATTTAATTTTTATCTAGTCTAATTCTGACAAAGTAATGAAATTTTCCACTGTTTATCACAACTATTACTGTTATTGCAAGAATGCCACTAGAATGATAGTTGTGGTGGCGTTTTTGCAATTTTCTAGTGGCAAGCTTATACTAATGTCTGAAGTAGTAGCAAATTCGCAATTGACCCAAATTAATAATGCCATTAATATCATTATATTTATTAAATTTCCACATTATTAAATGGACTAATTAACTATGATATTATATATCGAAAAATGGAGGGCGGGCAAGAGAACACTGATTTCATACTTACAGTCTTCAGGCGGTTCAAGTTTTCAAAATCTGGTCTAGCTCTTCCAAAGTTGTTTAATACTTCTTCTCTTGCCTTCTCTTGCCATTCTGGGTGCATGCTTAGCCCAATGAGAGTCCAAGTAAGCAGGACTGATGTTGTCTCCATACCGGCAAAGTAAAATAGCTTGCATTCCTCAATCACATCTTCTGTTGTCAATCCTAGCTTTGAATTCCCATTTGATTGCCTCATGTTTGACTCCAGTAATAAGCCCAGCAAATCATCATTATTTGTTTCGCCATTTATCATAGCCTTTTCTCTTTTCCCAATTATTTCACGCAGAATTTTGTGGATCTCTCGATTGATTTCTCTCATCCTTCTGTTATTTCTGGTAGGCAAGAACCTGCATATGTTCGACAGTTCTATAAGGAACAAATTATCGATTTCTACCACATAACTTTTGCTCATCTTTTTATCTCTGTTTAAACATGGatttagaaataaaaaaatgtagGTGTTCAAAACATTCTTGAACTGGGAAAGGCCGTTTCTGTATCCCTTCCTTTACTAGAAATAGTATCAGGTCATTTCCTTAAAAGATGGATAAGAACGAATAAAATCTTCTTATGCAGAAACttgttggcgtgaatccaatgaATAAAACTTTGAGGAAAAGAAGAACAAACCAATATCCTGGGATAAATGTTGTTTGGAAAGACTGTACAAGGCGTTCAGCTTGCTCTCCTTGCAGCTGGAAAATTTTCATCCCCTCTTGATAGCTGCTACCAAACGCGATTCTTGAGATAACATCTCCGGTAAGATTCTGGAATTCAGGCCAGATGTCTATCTCAGAAGATCCCTTGGAAGACATTAATTTTTCCCATCTGTTAATCATGTCGATGCAACAGGTAGCAAATACAGGCAGCATCCGCTGTGAAATTATGAATGGAACAGCATGGTTAGTACACATAGGGATTGCACTACCCAGTATATGACATACTTAAATTTGACCCATAAAAAAGAGGTTTTCTATGGTGCCCAAAACCACCACTTGGTGGTATACAATTTAGAGGATATCTAACCCTTCATTAGTAACGGTAATTTTTCAGTTATAAATGAAAATGAAGAGATGGAATTAGAAAAATAGTCCAAATGAAATGGATCCtgatattattaaaaaaaattcctatAATACTACTCACATATACTACCTACAGAGTATTTTTTTAGAAGATATTACCTATGACACTAatactaggggtggtaatgaatcATGGTCCTAGTGCTCTCTTCTAAATCCAACTTGGctcgtatatatttttagcttaaaattCTATAAGATAAGAGCCCAGCCTTTAGATTATCTAGGCTAAATTTTTAGGCTGTTTACCACTTCTAACTACTACTAAACTTTTCGGTGGTACAATTAATCGGTGCCATCAGATGTTTATATATTAGTCCTTTTCAAACAGTAATATAGACTAGTATTGTACTATTGTGCACCATAAAAGATCTTGTAAAAAACACAGCCATGAGAAGCAAGTTCAGCGAACAACTACCTTTATTCTCTCATGGTGGAATGCTGGATTGAGGATTCTCCTATGCTTTGCCCATTTCTCACCTTCATGACTCGCCACCCCATTGCCTAGTAACTTGCCAGCACGGCTAAACCGTTGCTTGCCAAAGTGGCCAAACTTGTTAGACAAAACCTCTCTCACTGATTCTGGGTCTGGAATCATCACCCTCGGGTTTGGCCCAAACCAAGTGAATGACACTGTCCCTGCATTTGAGTTTTTCAACAGCATAAGTAGGACTGTAGTCTGTAGGGCTGGGACTTGCGACTAGGACCAAATCATTTTGTGAGGATTTGGCTGTCACAAAGCATGATTGAAAACAGGGGAAAGAAACCGACAGTCACAGGACGTCTGAATGATTACTTTTGACGCTTGAAATCGAACACACATGATGAGGACTGTCGGCGTCCTgaccggcggtccggacccaactagtgatgatgctgcgtatTTCTCGTctcagatgttgatgcaagaggcaacacagtcacgcacgggtttatcctggttccggccgaggggggccgtacgtccagcaaagtggtgtgcgagagcactgcactgttttgcaccgggggtgcctgtagtagggggtacaagcgaggcgagagagggagggaagctcccaggtctctgctagaggtggagttgattgaggcgaatGCCAATATCGGAGCTTAGAA contains:
- the LOC120707491 gene encoding cytochrome P450 72A14-like, with protein sequence MATRALLLLRESPPWAMAGTAAAALWLVAWTLEWAWWTPRRLDRALRAQGLKGTRYRLFTGDLRENARLNRQARAKPLPLGCHDIIPRVLPMLHNVVKENGTVSFTWFGPNPRVMIPDPESVREVLSNKFGHFGKQRFSRAGKLLGNGVASHEGEKWAKHRRILNPAFHHERIKRMLPVFATCCIDMINRWEKLMSSKGSSEIDIWPEFQNLTGDVISRIAFGSSYQEGMKIFQLQGEQAERLVQSFQTTFIPGYWFLPTRNNRRMREINREIHKILREIIGKREKAMINGETNNDDLLGLLLESNMRQSNGNSKLGLTTEDVIEECKLFYFAGMETTSVLLTWTLIGLSMHPEWQEKAREEVLNNFGRARPDFENLNRLKTVTMILYEVLRLYPPIVLFSRSTYKEMELGGIKYPAGVNLILPIIFIHRDPNIWGKDAGKFNPERFADGISNAAKHKAAFFPFGGGPRICIGQNFALLEAKMALCTILQRFSFELSPSYIHAPYTVITLHPQHGAQIRLKKL